From bacterium, a single genomic window includes:
- a CDS encoding inorganic phosphate transporter, whose amino-acid sequence MEWGLILVLLLILGAEFVNGWTDAPNSMATVVSTRALPPIIALVMATIFNLAGVLLSGTAVAKTIGTGIVNPDVINLTTVASAMLGIIIWSSVAAYWGLPTSESHALVAGLAGAGLAAAGPDALLWVGWKKVLIGLVFSTFIGFGGGFLIMMVIYRIFRKVNHSRVRGLFRYLQVFSCAFMAFSHGTNDGQKFMGVFTLALVLAGVFSEFVIPLWVVLICAITMAIGTMTGGWKIMKTMGMRMTHLDTPQGFSAELGAATTIEIATRLGIPVSTTHTINTSIMGVGAVRRFSAVRWGVSGEIITAWVLTFPVCGTIAFLVTKFVQLIKLAF is encoded by the coding sequence ATGGAGTGGGGCCTTATCCTTGTTTTGCTTCTCATCCTGGGCGCTGAATTTGTAAACGGCTGGACCGATGCGCCTAATTCCATGGCAACGGTGGTTTCAACGCGAGCTCTTCCCCCGATCATAGCCCTTGTGATGGCGACGATTTTCAATCTGGCTGGAGTGTTACTATCGGGAACTGCTGTAGCAAAAACGATTGGAACGGGAATCGTCAATCCTGATGTCATTAACCTAACAACGGTAGCCAGCGCGATGCTCGGAATTATCATCTGGAGCAGCGTGGCGGCTTACTGGGGTTTGCCAACCAGCGAAAGTCACGCATTGGTTGCCGGCCTGGCGGGAGCAGGTTTGGCTGCCGCCGGTCCCGATGCTTTACTTTGGGTTGGCTGGAAAAAAGTATTGATCGGCCTTGTGTTTTCCACATTTATTGGTTTTGGTGGCGGATTCCTCATCATGATGGTTATTTATCGCATCTTTAGAAAGGTGAATCACTCCAGGGTGAGAGGCCTATTCCGTTATTTACAGGTTTTTTCTTGCGCATTCATGGCTTTCAGCCATGGAACAAATGATGGACAAAAATTTATGGGAGTCTTTACCCTTGCTCTCGTTCTCGCGGGCGTTTTTTCGGAATTCGTGATCCCACTTTGGGTTGTTCTTATATGCGCGATAACTATGGCTATCGGCACGATGACCGGCGGATGGAAAATTATGAAAACGATGGGAATGCGTATGACGCACCTGGACACCCCGCAGGGTTTTTCTGCCGAACTTGGCGCTGCAACCACCATTGAAATTGCTACCCGGCTGGGCATTCCAGTCAGTACGACGCATACGATCAACACTTCCATCATGGGAGTTGGCGCCGTCCGCCGCTTTTCCGCTGTGCGCTGGGGTGTTTCCGGGGAGATTATTACCGCATGGGTCCTGACTTTCCCGGTTTGCGGTACAATCGCGTTTCTCGTGACCAAGTTCGTTCA